The Stenotrophomonas sp. ZAC14D1_NAIMI4_1 DNA segment CGCCCGCGATGCCGCCATCGCCACCGCCACGCCCTGGTGCAACGCAGGTGAAACCGCCGCGTGGCCGCGGCTGGGCGAGATCAATCCGGAACCGGCCGATCCCGCGCTGCTGGCCCACACCTGTGCATCCCTGCCCAACCTGCACCCGGAACTGCCCTCGGCGGTGACCCATGCGGTGCTGGTGCGCGGCAACGCGCGCCGCCGTGCCGGTGGCCTCGACACCGACAGCTACCTTGGCTGGAACGCTGCGCTGGTCGATCTCAGCCTGCGCATGGCCGGGCTGGGCTGGCGCAACGTGCTGTGCGAGAACGCCTTCGTCAGCCGTGCCGGCGAGGCCGCGAGCCGCGAGGGCGACCTGGAGGCCCTGGCCGCGCGTTGGCCGGGCTGGATGCCGCGGCTGGCCGATTTCCTCATGCACGATCCGCTGCATGCGCTGCGCGATGACCTGCAGCAACGGTTGCGGCAGGCGATAATGCCGCGTGACCAGGGCGACCTGTTCGCCATGCCCACGCCGCCGGAGTCGCCTGCTTGAACCCTGCCATTGCCGCCATCGTCGTCACCTACCAGAGCGGCAGCACCATCGATGCCTGCCTGTCGCGGCTGCGCCAGGCGCAGGACGTCGCCCAGATCCGGGTGGTGGACAACGGTTCGCAGGATGACACGCTGGAAATCGTGCAGCGCCATGCCAGCCACGACCCGCGGGTACGCTTCATCGGCAACCCGGACAACCCCGGCTTTGCCGCCGCCAACAACCAGGGCGTGGCCGATTCCAGCAGCCCGTGGCTGGCATTCATCAATCCCGACCTGCTGGTGGAGGAGGACACCCTGGCGGCGCTGCGCGATCGCGCGCTGGTACTGGGGGATTGCCTGCTGGGCGTGGAGCAGGTGGACGAGCACGGCTTCGCCGACGAGGCCGTGCGCCGGCGCGATCCCGACTTCCTGGCCATGCTGCGTTCGCCTGGCCGCGGCGGGCGGCTGGCGATTCCGCGCGACCCGGCGCAGGCGCTGCAGCGGGTGCCGGCACTGTCCGGCGCGCTGCTGCTGATGTCGCGTGCGCTGTTCGACCGTATCGGTGGCTGGGATGCCGGCTACCGCCTGCACGCCGAAGACCTCGACCTGTGCCGCCGCGTACGCGATGCCGGCGGCGTGGTCGCCATCGCCAACGATCTGCGGGTGACCCACGTGCGTGGGGTATCCAGTCGCTCGCGGCCGTTCTTCGTCGAATGGCACAAGCACCGTGGGCTGTGGCGCTACTTCAGCAAGTTCGAGGCGAAGCAGCGCTCGGCGCCGGTGCGGGTGATGGTGTGGGGCGCGATCTGGGCCCATGCGCTGATGCTGGTGCCGAGGCTGCTGCGCAAGTCGCTCTGACGGCGGGGCAGGGCATCCACGCATGGCGTGGATCTACCCGCAGCCGAGCCCGGGAAACGCGATTCACCCGAACGGGCGCATAATTGGCCCATGGCCATCATCCAGTCCCTGCTCGACACCGACCTGTACAAGTTCACCATGATGCAGGCGGTGCTGCACCAGCACCCCGGCGCCCTGGTCCAGTACCGGTTCAAGTGCCGCACCCCCGGTATCGACCTGGCGAGCTACATCGACCAGATCAACGAAGAAATCGACCACCTGTGCAGCCTGCGCTTCACCAGCGAAGAGCTGGACTACATGCGTGGCCTGCGCTTCGTGAAGCCCGACTTCGCCGATTTCCTTGGCCTGTTCCACCTCGATCGCAAGTACATCCAGCTGCAGCCGTCCAAGACCGTGCCCGGCGAGATCGACCTGGACATCACCGGTCCGTGGCTGCACACGATCCTGTTCGAAGTGCCGCTGCTGGCGATCATCAATGAGGTCTGGTTCCGCAACACCACCACGGCTGATTTCGCCGAGGGCGAACGCCGCCTGCAGGCCAAAGCCGCGCTGCTGCGCGATACCCCCGGCTTCGAACAGTGCCGCATCGCTGATTACGGCAGCCGCCGCCGCTACTCGCGCGACTGGCATGCGCGCCTGCTGCCGCTGCTGCGCGATGCGCTCGGCCCGCAGCTGGTCGGCACCAGCAACGTGCACTTCGCCCGCCTGTACGGCATGACCCCGCACGGCACCATGGCTCACGAATACCTGCAGGCCTTCCAGGCCCTGGGCCCGCGCCTGCGGGATTCGCAGGTGGCGGCGCTGGAATCGTGGGCACGCGAGTACCGCGGCGACCTCGGCATCGCGCTGTCCGACGTGGTCGGCCTGGATGCGTTCCTGCGCGATTTCGATATGTACTTCTGCAAGCTGTTCGACGGCGTGCGCCACGATTCGGGCGACCCGTTCGACTGGGGCGACCGCATGCTCGCCCACTTCCAGCAGCGCCGCGTCGATCCGCGCAGCAAGGTGCTGGTCTTCAGCGATGGCCTGGACATCACCAAGGTGATGCGCCTTTACGACTACTTCCGCGGCCGCTGCCAGGTGGCGTTCGGCGTGGGTACGCACCTGACCAACGACCTGGGCCCGACCCCGCTCAACATCGTCATCAAGATGGTCCGCTGCAATGGCCAGCCTGTGGCCAAGCTCAGCGATTCGCCCGGCAAGAGCATGTGCGATGACCCCGGCTACCTCAGCTACCTGCGCCAGGTGTTCGAACTGCCGCCGGAAGTGCCCCAGGGCTGATCGCCCGGGGCCGGTTGCGCTGGGCGGCGACGCTCAGGGGTAGTCGACGCGCACCAGATAAGCCCCCTGCAGCGGCTGCTGCTTCGGGGCTTCCAGGCGGTAGCTTTCCGAAAACACCAGATCGCCCGCGCGCAGGCTGCGGGCAGCCACGGCCAGCTGCTGGCCCTGGCGCTTGCCGTCGCGCAGCACCGCGCCCTGGCCCTCCTCCATCGCCACCAATGCCACCGTCGCGCCCTTGGCCGACAGCGGGCAGCCTTCCAGGCGCAGCTGCTGCTGGTCCACGCGCGCCGAGCACCCCGGATCAACGATGCGACCGCTGAAGCGGATCGTGCCGCCGTCGGCATGTGCCAGCGAACTGACGCCCATCAGGGCCACGCAGAGCAGGATCGAGGTCTTCATGACGTTCTCTGGTTCGGTATGTGTCTGTTAACGACAGCCCGGAACAGTCTTTAAGGGTCAGAGTTTCGATCTGGAAGGCGCGTCACTGAGCAATAGTGATGCGCGTCAAACATTGCATTTTTGCCTTGAAAACAGCCTCCTCCTCGCGCTGTGACACGCGCGTAAAGCCCCGCTGCGCAGGAGTGTGACGTGCGTTCGATACGCGCCAGCGGCATGGCGGGTAGCACGCCAAATATTTGGCGTCAATGTGCGATGCGACACGTTCATTGCGTGAACTGCATCACATTTGTGATCTATACTGTCGGCTCGGGCCCCAAGGATGGCGTCATCGCGGGTCCGGCCACAGGTGAGACGCAAGGATGGGTCTGATGCCCGGCAGTGCTCCTTGCTTCCTCCTCTACGTCCACATTCCTCAGTAGGGTTAGAAAGCAAATGCGCAAGATCAATCTGTTCGCCGTCCTCCTGCTTGCTGCCGCACCGCTGGCCGCCAACGCCGCCGATGGCACGATCACCTTCAAGGGCAAGGTCACCGACGTCACCTGCCAGATCACCACCCCGGCCGGCAAGGACTTCACCGTCAACCTGCCGACCGTGTCGAAGGCTTCGCTGGCCACCGTCGGTGCCACCAACGGCCGCACCCAGTTCGCCATCAACCTGAGCAAGTGCGGCACCAACAGCAACGTCGCCACCTACTTCGAACCGGGTTCCACCGTTGATTTCGCGACCGGCCGCCTGCTGAACCAGACCCCGACCTCCGCCAATGGCGCAGGCAACGTGCAGGTCCAGCTGCTGGGCAGCAACTTCGACGTGCTGCCGATCAAGGCCGCCAGCTCCGGCCTGGCCCAGACCAACTCGCAGTGGGTGAACACCGGCACCGCCGGCACCGCCGACCTGAACTACTACGCCGAGTACTACGCAACCGGCGCAGCGTCGGCTGGCGAAGTCAGCACCAGCGTCAAGTACACGATCATCTACAACTGATCGTTGCTGCCTGGTCCCTGTCCGGTGCCAGCACCGGGCAGGGGCATTGCCTTCACCCACGGGTAGTTCCTCCGATGAAAGCCTTTCTTTCCCGGACGCTGCTGACGGCCGCGTTCTCACTCGCCCTGTGCCAGACGGCGCTGGCTGGCGTGGTCATCAACGGTACGCGGGTGATCTATCCCGGGCAGGCGCGCGAAGTCACCGTGCAGGTGGACAACGTGGGCGATTCGCCGTCCCTGGTCCAGGCCTGGATCGACAGTGGCGATGCCAACCAGACCGCCGACAGCAGCGATGCGCCGTTCGTGCTGACGCCGCCGATCAGCCGCGTCGAGCCGGGCCGCAGCCAGGCGCTGCGCGTGATGTTCACCGGTGCCAAGCTGCCGACCGACCGCGAAACGGTGTTCTGGTTCAACGTGCTGGACGTGCCGCCTTCGCCGGCCCGCACGGGCGATGCCGACCAGAACATGCTGCAGGTGGCATTCCGCTCGCGGCTCAAGCTCTTCTACCGCCCGCAGGGCCTTCCCGGTACCGCCAACGAAGCGCCCGCGCTGCTGCGCTGGAGCCGCTCGGGCGACCGCCTGCGCGTGGAAAACCCGAGTGCGTACCACGTCACCCTGGCCGAAGTGCATGCGTTGGCAGGCACCCGCGACGAGGTGGTCGAGGACAAGGGAAAAATGGCCGCACCCGGCCAGAGCATCGAATTCACCGTGCCTGCAGCGACCACGCAGGTGCGCTTCGTCACCATCAATGATTTTGGCGGGCGCGTAGAGCGCACCGTCGATCTCGCCCGCGGGAACTGATCGAACGGCTGCATGCAGGCAGCGCGCCCCGTCATGGCTGCACCACGGCCGTCGTCAAGGAATGTCAGTGTGATTGGAAACAGATTGACATTGTCGATCCGGCAGGCCGTATGCCTGCTGGCCGCTGGGGCCGCAAGCCCTGGATGGGCTGTGGCCGCGCCTGCAAACCTGGGCGAGCAGGCATTGATGGCGCAGAGCACCGCAGCGACCGCCGCGCCCCCGGAGCAGGCCCAGTTCAATTCCAGTTTCCTGTCCGGCAAGGCCGGCCAGGTCGATCTTGCCGCCTTCGCCAACGGCAATCCGACGGTCGCGGGCAGCTACCGCGTGGATGTGTACGTCAACGGTGCCTGGCAGGGGCGTCGTGACGTCGAGTTCAAGGCCGATGCCCAAGGCAAGGTCGACGCCTGCCTGGGCCTGCCCATGC contains these protein-coding regions:
- a CDS encoding glycosyltransferase — protein: MGAIVLLPLGVDDAALDRCLAALDAGTAAGTAVWLADDAQAGPRAQAVVEHWLAQTPLQAEYTRRARPLGEVAHLDEMLRACEGLDVAVLAPDSVPAPGWLQQLQAAFARDAAIATATPWCNAGETAAWPRLGEINPEPADPALLAHTCASLPNLHPELPSAVTHAVLVRGNARRRAGGLDTDSYLGWNAALVDLSLRMAGLGWRNVLCENAFVSRAGEAASREGDLEALAARWPGWMPRLADFLMHDPLHALRDDLQQRLRQAIMPRDQGDLFAMPTPPESPA
- a CDS encoding glycosyltransferase family 2 protein encodes the protein MNPAIAAIVVTYQSGSTIDACLSRLRQAQDVAQIRVVDNGSQDDTLEIVQRHASHDPRVRFIGNPDNPGFAAANNQGVADSSSPWLAFINPDLLVEEDTLAALRDRALVLGDCLLGVEQVDEHGFADEAVRRRDPDFLAMLRSPGRGGRLAIPRDPAQALQRVPALSGALLLMSRALFDRIGGWDAGYRLHAEDLDLCRRVRDAGGVVAIANDLRVTHVRGVSSRSRPFFVEWHKHRGLWRYFSKFEAKQRSAPVRVMVWGAIWAHALMLVPRLLRKSL
- the pncB gene encoding nicotinate phosphoribosyltransferase, producing the protein MAIIQSLLDTDLYKFTMMQAVLHQHPGALVQYRFKCRTPGIDLASYIDQINEEIDHLCSLRFTSEELDYMRGLRFVKPDFADFLGLFHLDRKYIQLQPSKTVPGEIDLDITGPWLHTILFEVPLLAIINEVWFRNTTTADFAEGERRLQAKAALLRDTPGFEQCRIADYGSRRRYSRDWHARLLPLLRDALGPQLVGTSNVHFARLYGMTPHGTMAHEYLQAFQALGPRLRDSQVAALESWAREYRGDLGIALSDVVGLDAFLRDFDMYFCKLFDGVRHDSGDPFDWGDRMLAHFQQRRVDPRSKVLVFSDGLDITKVMRLYDYFRGRCQVAFGVGTHLTNDLGPTPLNIVIKMVRCNGQPVAKLSDSPGKSMCDDPGYLSYLRQVFELPPEVPQG
- a CDS encoding type 1 fimbrial protein — protein: MKTSILLCVALMGVSSLAHADGGTIRFSGRIVDPGCSARVDQQQLRLEGCPLSAKGATVALVAMEEGQGAVLRDGKRQGQQLAVAARSLRAGDLVFSESYRLEAPKQQPLQGAYLVRVDYP
- a CDS encoding fimbrial protein, translated to MRKINLFAVLLLAAAPLAANAADGTITFKGKVTDVTCQITTPAGKDFTVNLPTVSKASLATVGATNGRTQFAINLSKCGTNSNVATYFEPGSTVDFATGRLLNQTPTSANGAGNVQVQLLGSNFDVLPIKAASSGLAQTNSQWVNTGTAGTADLNYYAEYYATGAASAGEVSTSVKYTIIYN
- a CDS encoding fimbria/pilus periplasmic chaperone; this encodes MKAFLSRTLLTAAFSLALCQTALAGVVINGTRVIYPGQAREVTVQVDNVGDSPSLVQAWIDSGDANQTADSSDAPFVLTPPISRVEPGRSQALRVMFTGAKLPTDRETVFWFNVLDVPPSPARTGDADQNMLQVAFRSRLKLFYRPQGLPGTANEAPALLRWSRSGDRLRVENPSAYHVTLAEVHALAGTRDEVVEDKGKMAAPGQSIEFTVPAATTQVRFVTINDFGGRVERTVDLARGN